A DNA window from Aspergillus nidulans FGSC A4 chromosome I contains the following coding sequences:
- a CDS encoding BRCT domain protein (transcript_id=CADANIAT00007698): MKHGRAGCLELTDASADKERPLAGAVLCFTSIVPEQRTELASIASQMGASHNYDLTSDVTHLIVGEISTEKYKFVARERSDIVVLRPEWIEAVRQSWMQGGDTDIRALEEQYRLPTFSGTAICITGFEDTSFVVNLRNYIRNKAQLNGADFRKDLTKQVTHLIARTAGGEKYKYATQWNVKVVTLKWFTDSMERGMILEETLYHPLLPEEQQGIGAWKRSLPAVKPKPQETESSSGARPRKLRRIASVKLGDQNENIWGDIIGTGFETAEPRPSREERQAANEQKQRNASAVQIFKSFASETTFAPLSQTREPTAEPVADRRNGFLDRCFFLIHGFTSKQTNVLRNHLSFNGAQLVDSLSEFSRPDIPKKGHGLYIIVPYKTPRSNVPSTDDLAFECEVVTDMWLERFCRHLTRQGLSGMNICSTGFSRIDLLHLSKLVNLVGATYNEYLKPTASVLICNTSISLNQEKLRHTNEWGVPAVTAEWLWTSIRQERKQPLEPYLVRKPSTQSSKDLELRAGSRPEQKRPSQQLPDDYLVTNGVKSPATGRVAKEMKQTILESPQRKLSGEPNLGLKPPHNSVSPEKLHPIEALNGVKSPAKRKYSDRETASSTKSAIDLAVNGLLKNARTAPSRSASDSTTDYDRPRSRRARPLLGRAQSNSSIRATDQMAFSRASSIDTLHEDGAGSAVDSMSINTDGGIPSLGSRLDFEYLNAERERRLEEINEETPPMTQLDYEDPDAVAMREKFLRYAGKVVEKPVGKQDIVVEELKDLEKAGWGTGRRTRNATRKTAADDDDF, encoded by the exons ATGAAGCATGGCAGAGCAGGCTGCCTCGA GCTTACTGACGCTTCTGCAGACAAGGAGCGCCCTCTTGCGGGGGCGGTTCTGTGTTTTACGTCCATTGTGCCAGAGCAGCGG ACTGAACTAGCCTCTATCGCAAGCCAGATGGGCGCGAGCCACAATTATGACCTCACCTCCGACGTCACTCATTTAATAGTCGGTGAAATCAGCACGGAAAAATACAAGTTTGTTGCGCGCGAGCGATCAGACATCGTGGTGCTTCGACCAGAATGGATAGAAGCCGTACGGCAGTCTTGGATGCAGGGTGGTGACACAGACATACGTGCTCTGGAAGAGCAATATAGGTTGCCGACGTTTTCAGGGACCGCAATCTGCATCACAGGATTCGAAGACA CCTCCTTCGTAGTGAACCTCCGAAACTACATCCGCAACAAGGCCCAACTCAATGGTGCAGATTTCAGGAAAGATCTCACAAAGCAGGTGACGCACCTTATTGCGCGAACTGCGGGAGGGGAAAAATACAAGTACGCGACGCAGTGGAATGTCAAGGTGGTTACTCTCAAATGGTTCACTGATAGTATGGAACGCGGAATGATACTCGAAGAAACCTTGTACCATCCTCTTTTACCAGAAGAGCAACAGGGCATCGGGGCATGGAAACGCTCATTACCTGCAGTCAAACCAAAACCACAAGAAACAGAAAGTTCATCAGGCGCTCGACCGCGGAAACTGCGCAGAATTGCCAGTGTTAAACTGGGCGACCAAAATGAGAATATCTGGGGTGATATTATTGGGACTGGCTTTGAAACGGCAGAACCAAGACCATCGAGGGAGGAACGGCAGGCAGCAAACGAACAAAAGCAGAGAAATGCATCTGCTGTTCAGATATTTAAGTCCTTTGCTAGCGAAACCACCTTTGCACCCCTATCACAGACTCGTGAGCCAACAGCAGAGCCGGTCGCCGATCGTCGAAATGGTTTCCTAGACAGATGTTTCTTCTTGATACATGGGTTTACCTCGAAGCAG ACGAATGTATTACGGAATCACCTTTCTTTCAATGGCGCTCAGTTGGTGGACTCTCTCAGCGAGTTCTCTCGCCCCGACATACCAAAGAAAGGTCATGGTCTTTACATCATTGTGCCTTACAAAACCCCACGATCTAATGTCCCTTCAACGGACGATCTCGCTTTTGAGTGTGAAGTCGTGACGGATATGTGGTTGGAAAG GTTTTGCAGACATCTGACAAGGCAAGGCTTATCGGGCATGAACATCTGCTCTACCGGCTTTTCCCGCATTGACCTTCTACACCTATCAAAACTGGTCAACTTAGTAG GCGCGACGTATAATGAGTACCTGAAACCCACCGCATCCGTTCTCATCTGCAACACGTCAATATCCTTGAACCAGGAAAAACTGCGCCATACCAATGAATGGGGCGTCCCGGCTGTGACTGCTGAGTGGTTGTGGACATCTATTAGACAAGAGAGGAAGCAACCTCTTGAACCCTATCTAGTTCGGAAACCGTCAACACAGAGCAGCAAAGATCTAGAGCTGCGAGCAGGTTCTCGCCCAGAGCAGAAGCGGCCTTCACAACAATTACCAGACGACTATCTCGTCACTAATGGAGTTAAATCGCCGGCCACCGGCCGGGTAGCCAAGGAAATGAAACAAACTATTTTAGAGAGCCCCCAAAGAAAGTTATCAGGCGAACCAAATTTGGGCCTCAAACCACCACACAATTCCGTTTCTCCAGAAAAACTACATCCTATTGAAGCTTTAAATGGGGTCAAATCTCCAGCGAAGCGCAAATACTCTGATCGTGAAACGGCGTCCTCCACGAAATCCGCCATCGACCTCGCCGTAAACGGCCTGCTAAAGAATGCCCGCACAGCACCATCCCGCTCAGCTTCCGACTCTACCACTGACTATGACAGACCCCGCTCAAGACGAGCGAGGCCGCTTCTCGGACGTGCCCAGTCTAACTCCTCTATCCGCGCAACTGACCAAATGGCTTTTTCCCGCGCAAGCTCTATTGACACCTTGCATGAAGATGGAGCCGGAAGTGCAGTTGATAGTATGAGCATCAACACAGATGGTGGTATCCCCTCTCTCGGTTCTCGACTCGACTTCGAATACCTCAATGCTGAACGGGAACGGCGGCTTGAGGAGATCAATGAAGAGACTCCACCAATGACGCAGCTAGACTACGAGGATCCAGACGCCGTCGCCATGCGGGAAAAGTTCCTTCGGTACGCGGGAAAAGTTGTCGAAAAGCCGGTTGGAAAGCAGGATATTGTTGTGGAGGAGCTTAAAGACTTGGAAAAGGCTGGGTGGGGGACTGGACGAAGGACGAGGAATGCGACTAGGAAGAcggctgcggatgatgatgacttttGA